CACGTCCATGCCGTCGACCTGCTCGCTGCGGATGCCGTACGCCTCCGCCCGCTTGTAGATCTCCGCTAGGGCGCTGACCTTCCGCATGGCGGTGCCCATGGCGTAGAAGTTGTTCTCGCAGATGAAAAGCACCGGCAGGCGCCAGACCGCGGCGAGGTTCAGCGACTCGTGGAAGGCGCCCTCGTTGACGGAGCCGTCCCCGAGGAAGCAGCAGACGATGCTGCCGTCCTTCTCGTACTGGCAGCCCATCGCCAGGCCGCAGGCGAGCGGGAGGTGGCCGCCCACGATGGCGTAGCCGCCCATGAACCGCCGCGAGGCGTCGAACAGGTGCATGGAGCCGCCTATGCCCTTGCTGACGCCCGTAGCCTTGCCGAAGAGCTCGGCCATCACCCTGTCGGCCTCGACGCCGCGGGCCAGGGCGTGCCCGTGTTCGCGGTAGTGGCTGACGATGTAGTCCTCCGGCTTCAGCAGCGAGATGGCGCCTACCGCTACTGCCTCCTGCCCGATGTAGAGGTGGAGGAAGCCCCGGATTCGCCCGCGGGCGTACATCTCCGCCGCCTTCTCCTCGAAGCGGCGGATGAGCACCATCTGGTGCAGAAGGTGCGAAAGCTCCTCCTTGGATACGCCCGCCAGCGCCCTCTCCGAGATCGCCATCAGCGTCCCTGCCTCAGGGGTGCATAGAAGTGGATCGACTGTCCGCTGAAGGCCATGCCTGCCTCGTGGAAGGCCTCCGCCAGCGTGGGGTGGGCGTGCACGGCGTAAGCGATCTCCGCCGGCGTAGTCTCGAGCACTGCCGCCAGGCTCGCCTCGGCGATCATCTCGGTCGCGTTCGGCCCGACGATGTGGTAGCCGAGGATATCGTGCGATTCCTCGTCCACCACCAGCTTCACGAAGCCCTCGCTCTCGCCTAGCGCGATCGCCTTGCCGTTGGCGCGGATCGGGAAGCGCCCGATGCCCACCTTGCGGCCCTGCTCCTTCGCCTGCGCCTCACTGAGGCCGAGGCTCCCGACCTGCGGCTCGCAGTAGACGGCGCGCGGCATCTTGTCGTAGTCCAGCGGCGGCGGGTCATGGCCGGCGATAGTTTCGACCGCGGTGATGCCCTGGTGTGAGGCCACATGGGCGAGCAACAGTCGCCCGGTGACGTCGCCGATCGCGTAGACGCCCGGGATGTTCGTGCGCGCATACTCGTCGATCTTCACCCAACCGCGGTCGAGCTCCACGCCCGCTTCCTGGAGTCCCAGGCCCTCCGTATTCGGCCCGAAGCCAACCCCGATGAGACAGCGCTCTGCGACGATGTCCTCGCGCTTGTCTCCGCTGGAGACGGTCACGGTGACGCCGCCCTCGCCGGCCTTGATCCCTTCGACCTTCGTCGAGGTCTTGATCGCTATTCCCTGCGCCTTGAAGGCGCGCTCCACGGCTCGGCTGACGTCGGCGTCCTCGTTGGGCAGGACGCGGTCCAGCATTTCGACGATGGTGACCTCCGAGCCGAAAGTGCGGTACAGATAGCCGAACTCGGCGCCTATCGGCCCCGCGCCGACGATGACGATGGAAGCAGGCGGCCGCTTCAGCTCCAGCGCCTCGCGGGAGGTGAGGATGCGGTCGCCGTCGATCGGGACGCCCGGCAGCGAGCGCGTGACCGCGCCCGTTGCCACGATGACGTTGGCGGCCTCGATGCTGCGGTTCTCGGGCGTGATCGTGACCCTGGTCGGACTGGCGAGCTTCGCCGTGCCGCGTATGACCTCGACCTTGTTCTGCTCGAGCAGCGTTTTCACCCCGCCGACCATCTTCGTCACCACTTCGCGGCTGCGGTCCACTGCCACGCCGAGGTCGAGGCGCAGGTTGTCGTAGCCGATGCCGTAGGCGGTGGCGCGGCGGATCTCGTTCACCAGGTCGGCGCTATGCAGCAGGGCCTTCGAAGGGATGCAGCCCCAGTTAAGGCACAGTCCCCCGATCTCGCTCTTCTCGATGATTGCCGTCTTGAGCCCGAGCTGCGCCGCGCGGATGGCAGCGACATAACCGCCGGGGCCGGAGCCGATGATCGCGATGTCGAAGTCAGGCATGAAGGACCTCTCCGTTCCCGGACGTCCGGCGCCGCCCCTCGCGGACGGGCGGCTCGACAGGGAGCGGGATAAACCGCTCCCTTGCATGATAGGAGCCCCCTGCCCCCGCCGAAACGCCGGGCGCCGCGCCGGCCAGCCGCGCCTGTTCCCCTGCGTGGTAGGAGGAGCGCACCAAGGGCCCCGCCTCCACATGGCGGAAGCCCATCTGCAGG
This window of the Dehalococcoidia bacterium genome carries:
- the pdhA gene encoding pyruvate dehydrogenase (acetyl-transferring) E1 component subunit alpha, with the protein product MAISERALAGVSKEELSHLLHQMVLIRRFEEKAAEMYARGRIRGFLHLYIGQEAVAVGAISLLKPEDYIVSHYREHGHALARGVEADRVMAELFGKATGVSKGIGGSMHLFDASRRFMGGYAIVGGHLPLACGLAMGCQYEKDGSIVCCFLGDGSVNEGAFHESLNLAAVWRLPVLFICENNFYAMGTAMRKVSALAEIYKRAEAYGIRSEQVDGMDVMAVRRSVDEALKLLRRGEGPVFIEAITYRFRGHSMADPEFYRNKEEVEHWRSLDPITNFRAALLAKGIITEAEAEEIANRVEREVRQSVDFAEQSPDPPLESLYANVYAGPDAPVDGWRGRRGRQSDA
- the lpdA gene encoding dihydrolipoyl dehydrogenase, whose amino-acid sequence is MPDFDIAIIGSGPGGYVAAIRAAQLGLKTAIIEKSEIGGLCLNWGCIPSKALLHSADLVNEIRRATAYGIGYDNLRLDLGVAVDRSREVVTKMVGGVKTLLEQNKVEVIRGTAKLASPTRVTITPENRSIEAANVIVATGAVTRSLPGVPIDGDRILTSREALELKRPPASIVIVGAGPIGAEFGYLYRTFGSEVTIVEMLDRVLPNEDADVSRAVERAFKAQGIAIKTSTKVEGIKAGEGGVTVTVSSGDKREDIVAERCLIGVGFGPNTEGLGLQEAGVELDRGWVKIDEYARTNIPGVYAIGDVTGRLLLAHVASHQGITAVETIAGHDPPPLDYDKMPRAVYCEPQVGSLGLSEAQAKEQGRKVGIGRFPIRANGKAIALGESEGFVKLVVDEESHDILGYHIVGPNATEMIAEASLAAVLETTPAEIAYAVHAHPTLAEAFHEAGMAFSGQSIHFYAPLRQGR